One Arcobacter sp. FWKO B genomic window, TGATTGTATCAATAATCAAGAACTTGGTGAGTATGAAAAGGTTGTTGCTACAGCCGATGGTCTTAGCCAAAGTGGAAATATATCTGATGAAGCTATACAAAGAATAACATCAGCTATACAAGAATCAATCCAAAAACTTGAATTTGATCCAACAAAAGCGATTTGCATCACAACAGCAGCTATGAGAAAAGCAAATAATTCTCAAGATGTTTTAAATATAATAGAAAAAGAAACTGGTGCAAAATTCAAAATCATAGATGGTGATAAAGAAGCAGAACTTACACTTTTAGCTATAAAAGAGGCTATTAAAAGACACGGATTTGATAATAAAAAGTTTTTATTTGTAGATATTGGTGGAGCTTCAAGTGAGCTTGTAATTGTTCAAAATGATAAAGTTTTTAAAAAAAGTTTTGACTTTGGGATAGTTACAATGAGCCAATCACTCAATCCTGATATTTCTTTGGAAAATGCCAAAAATGACATATTGAACTTTATACAAGGTATTGACTTAAAAGATTTTGGATTTTATGCAACAGCTGGAACTCCAACAACATTAGCAGCCATCAAACAAGGTCTAAATTACCACACTTATGATAAACATAAAATCAACGGCACACTAATATCAAGGGAAGATTTAAAATATTATCTAGAACTTTTTTGTACATTATCACAAGAAGATGCTTCTACTCTAGTAGGTAGTAGAAAAATAGAATTTGTAATAATGGGTGTAAAAATCTTTGATGTTTTTTATGACACTTTAGGATTTGAAAATAGTGTAGTTTTTGATGATGGACTCAAAGAGGGGATTGTGTTGGATGCCTTGTTAATGGTTAATGGTTAATGGTTAATGGTTAATGGTTAATGGTAAGGGGGGGGGTAAGGAGTTCAGAAAACACCTAATACCCTATGCCACCTCTAAATACTAAAGCCTTCCTTTAATAAACTCCAAGGCAGCTTTTTGTGCATCTTCTATTTTAGATACATCTTTTCCACCAGCTTGTGCAAAGTCAGCTCTTCCGCCTCCTCCACCACCTACTATTGGAGCGATAGCTTTTATCCACTCACCAGCATTTGCATCAATTCCTTTGATACCACTAGCTAGCATTACTTTATCATCTTTTGGTTGAAGCAAGAAAATAGCTACTTTTTCATAACCATTTTTATAATCATCTATAATTGACTTAATATCACCATTTTGTACAATATCAACTATCACTTTTATCCCATTGATTTCTTGTACGGCTACTTCTTGTTTTGTTTGGCTTTGTGTATTTATAAGTTCAGTTTTTAACTGTTTTATTTGCTCTTTGAGTTTTTTTACACCATTGACTAAATCACTATTTTTCAACTCACTTTGCAATTCATTTTGTGTATCTAACAATGATTTAACATAGTTAATTGCACTCATACCACAAACAGCCTCTATCCTTCTTACTCCTGCACTTACACCACTTTCTTTTGTAATATAAAAACTACCAATTTGTGCAGTATTATTTACATGGGTTCCACCACAAAACTCGATACTTGTATTTGCAAAATCAACAACTCTTACAATATCTCCATACTTTTCTCCAAACATAGCAACAGCACCAAGTTTTTTTGCCTCTTCAATTGGAAGTTCTTTTACAGCCCCATCTATTCCTCTTGCTATCATTGAATTAACCAAATCTTGAACTTCATCAATTTGCTCTTTACTCATCGCTTTTGGATAAGTAAAGTCAAATCTTAATCTATTTGCATCATTGCTACTACCTGCTTGAGATACTGTATCTCCTAGTACCATTTTTAAAGCTGATTGAAGTAAATGTGTTGCAGAGTGATGTTTTGCTATTTCTCCACGACTTGCGACAACAGCAAATATATCATCACCAACTTTAATACTACTTTGGACATTGATTTTTGATAAATTCAAATCAAAAAACTTTTTAGTATCTTCTACCATTGCAATATTTCTATCTTTTTCAAGTGCACCTATATCACCTTTTTGTCCACCTGATTCAGCATAAAATGGTGTATTATCAAGCATTACCCAACCACTTTGCCCGCTTGTTAACTCTTCTACTATATTAAATTCATCATCTAATAGTGAAAGTACTTTTGAATTATATGTTAAATTTGTGTATCCTACAAAGTTATTTTTACCAAATTTTTGTAACAACTCTTTAAAATCACCCTCTTTTGATGCATCACCACTCCCTTTCCAAGAAGCTTTTGCTTTTGTTCTTTGTTCATTCATAAGTGTATCAAATTCAGCTATATCAACTGATATATTATGAGCTTTTAACATATCTTCAGTTAAATCAAGAGGAAATCCGAATGTATCATATAGTTTAAATGCTATTTCTCCACTAAATATGTCTTTAGATTTTTTTAATTCGTCTTCAAAAATAGCCATTCCGCTATCAATAGTTTTGAAAAATCTCTCTTCTTCATAAGTAATTTGTTCTTTTGCAAACTCTCTTTTTTCATCCAAAAATTCATAATGACCCCCCATAGAATCAGCTAAGGAGTCTATTAATTCACCCATAAATGGAGTACGAAGTCCTAAAAGATATCCATGTCTTATAGCTCTTCTTAAAATTCTTCTAAGAACATACCCTCTTCCCTCTTTATCAAATAAAATACCACTTGCAACCATAAATCCAACTGCTCTTGTATGATCAGCAATTACTCTAAAGCTTGCAATATTTTCTGCAGTTGGTTTAAATCCTACTATTTTAGACAATTTTTCTATAATAGATTTAAAAATTGAAGAATCAAAATTATTATAAACACCCTCTTTAATAGCTGTAATTCTCTCAAGTCCCATTCCAGTGTCAATTGAAGGCTTTGGAAGAGGTTTTAACTCACCATCTTTTGTTCTTTCATACTGCATAAATACAAGATTCCAAATTTCCAAAAATCTATCACCATCTCCACCCATGTAGTCTTCTTCACCATTAAAGTGTTCACTGCCTTGGTCATAAAAAATCTCACTACAAGGTCCACATGCTCCAGTATCACCCATAGCCCAGAAGTTATCTTTATCACCCATTTTGTAAATTCTTTCTTTACTAATATGAGCCTGCCATAGTTCATATGCTTCATCATCATTTTCATGAACAGTTACATAAAGTCTATCTTTTGGTAATTTAACTATTTGTGTAATAAATTCCCATGCAAAAGCAATAGCTTCTTCTTTAAAATAATCACCAAAAGAAAAATTTCCCAGCATTTCAAAAAGTGTATGATGTCTACTTGTGTAACCAACATTTTCCAAATCATTATGCTTACCACCAGCTCTTATACAAAGCTGACAACTAGCAGCTTTTGGATTTACTGGAGTTGGAACAGCCCCAGTAAATACATCTTTAAACTGAACCATACCAGCATTTGTAAACAACAAAGTTGGATCATCTGGCACTAGGTGCATACTACTATATATGTCGTGATGTTTTTTTGCAAAAAAATCTAAAAACTCTTTTCTTATGTCCATTTATAATTTCCATTTTTTGTAAATTTTAATTTTAATATTTTATCTAAAAAAGTTTTAAAGTTTAAGAGGGTATAATTTTCCAAACCAAAAAATAAGGAATAAAAAATGG contains:
- a CDS encoding exopolyphosphatase: MQDYIVSMDLGSNSFRVLKYDCINNQELGEYEKVVATADGLSQSGNISDEAIQRITSAIQESIQKLEFDPTKAICITTAAMRKANNSQDVLNIIEKETGAKFKIIDGDKEAELTLLAIKEAIKRHGFDNKKFLFVDIGGASSELVIVQNDKVFKKSFDFGIVTMSQSLNPDISLENAKNDILNFIQGIDLKDFGFYATAGTPTTLAAIKQGLNYHTYDKHKINGTLISREDLKYYLELFCTLSQEDASTLVGSRKIEFVIMGVKIFDVFYDTLGFENSVVFDDGLKEGIVLDALLMVNG
- the alaS gene encoding alanine--tRNA ligase, whose amino-acid sequence is MDIRKEFLDFFAKKHHDIYSSMHLVPDDPTLLFTNAGMVQFKDVFTGAVPTPVNPKAASCQLCIRAGGKHNDLENVGYTSRHHTLFEMLGNFSFGDYFKEEAIAFAWEFITQIVKLPKDRLYVTVHENDDEAYELWQAHISKERIYKMGDKDNFWAMGDTGACGPCSEIFYDQGSEHFNGEEDYMGGDGDRFLEIWNLVFMQYERTKDGELKPLPKPSIDTGMGLERITAIKEGVYNNFDSSIFKSIIEKLSKIVGFKPTAENIASFRVIADHTRAVGFMVASGILFDKEGRGYVLRRILRRAIRHGYLLGLRTPFMGELIDSLADSMGGHYEFLDEKREFAKEQITYEEERFFKTIDSGMAIFEDELKKSKDIFSGEIAFKLYDTFGFPLDLTEDMLKAHNISVDIAEFDTLMNEQRTKAKASWKGSGDASKEGDFKELLQKFGKNNFVGYTNLTYNSKVLSLLDDEFNIVEELTSGQSGWVMLDNTPFYAESGGQKGDIGALEKDRNIAMVEDTKKFFDLNLSKINVQSSIKVGDDIFAVVASRGEIAKHHSATHLLQSALKMVLGDTVSQAGSSNDANRLRFDFTYPKAMSKEQIDEVQDLVNSMIARGIDGAVKELPIEEAKKLGAVAMFGEKYGDIVRVVDFANTSIEFCGGTHVNNTAQIGSFYITKESGVSAGVRRIEAVCGMSAINYVKSLLDTQNELQSELKNSDLVNGVKKLKEQIKQLKTELINTQSQTKQEVAVQEINGIKVIVDIVQNGDIKSIIDDYKNGYEKVAIFLLQPKDDKVMLASGIKGIDANAGEWIKAIAPIVGGGGGGRADFAQAGGKDVSKIEDAQKAALEFIKGRL